The following proteins are encoded in a genomic region of Opitutaceae bacterium:
- a CDS encoding Glu/Leu/Phe/Val dehydrogenase, translated as MQAVRPSGRCHQLPEPLRDRTKWPRRTLAVSLPLKRDDGSVTLFEGYRVQHNLSCGPAKGGIRFHQDVSLGEVAALAMWMSWKCSLVGLPYGGAKGGVVVNPRELSVGELERLSRRYIHEMADFIGPQVDIPAPDLGTNEQIMGWMMDTYSAHVGVHTPSVVTGKPLSLGGSQGRREATGAGVAHLVRSTLHDLNLSCTEATVAVQGFGNVGSEAALALAASGAKIIAISDFTGGIYNPGGIDLRKALEYTKYAKTLQGFHEGEVITNEQLLELDCTVLIPAAVERVIHADNARLLRCRVLAEAANGPTTIEADRVLEQRPEIEIIPDVLCNSGGVIVSYFEWLQNLQNFYWSRDEVMTKLFRQLDIAKAAVDAQKRKFGFSRRLAALTLGIQRVADAKLSRGIFP; from the coding sequence ATGCAGGCAGTTCGACCAAGCGGCCGATGCCATCAGCTCCCCGAGCCCCTCCGCGACAGGACAAAATGGCCCCGCCGCACGCTTGCGGTGTCACTGCCCTTGAAGCGCGACGATGGAAGCGTGACCCTCTTCGAGGGGTACCGCGTGCAACACAACCTCTCCTGCGGGCCCGCCAAGGGAGGAATTCGATTCCATCAGGACGTTTCGCTCGGCGAAGTCGCAGCGTTGGCGATGTGGATGAGCTGGAAATGCTCACTCGTGGGTCTACCCTATGGCGGCGCAAAGGGAGGGGTGGTCGTAAACCCTCGTGAGCTGTCCGTTGGCGAACTCGAACGCCTCTCGCGTCGCTACATCCACGAGATGGCGGACTTCATCGGTCCGCAGGTTGACATCCCGGCGCCCGATCTCGGGACAAACGAGCAGATCATGGGGTGGATGATGGACACGTACTCAGCACATGTCGGCGTGCACACACCATCCGTGGTCACCGGTAAGCCACTGAGCCTGGGTGGCTCCCAAGGTAGGCGCGAAGCGACAGGCGCCGGTGTCGCTCACCTCGTGCGCAGCACGCTACATGACCTGAACCTTTCCTGCACGGAAGCCACGGTCGCCGTTCAGGGCTTCGGCAACGTCGGCAGTGAGGCTGCGCTCGCCCTCGCAGCAAGTGGAGCAAAGATCATCGCGATCTCTGATTTCACGGGCGGCATCTACAACCCAGGAGGGATCGACCTCCGGAAGGCGCTGGAGTACACAAAATACGCCAAGACACTCCAAGGCTTCCATGAAGGGGAAGTCATCACCAATGAACAGCTACTGGAGCTCGATTGCACGGTGCTGATTCCCGCTGCAGTCGAGCGCGTTATCCACGCCGACAATGCGCGACTCCTACGCTGCAGGGTACTCGCTGAGGCCGCCAACGGACCGACCACCATCGAAGCCGACCGGGTGTTGGAGCAAAGGCCTGAAATAGAAATCATTCCCGATGTCCTCTGCAATTCGGGCGGGGTGATAGTCTCGTACTTCGAGTGGCTCCAGAACCTGCAGAATTTCTATTGGTCGCGCGACGAGGTGATGACGAAGCTGTTTCGCCAGTTGGACATTGCGAAGGCGGCCGTCGACGCCCAGAAGCGAAAGTTCGGCTTCAGTCGCCGGCTGGCTGCCCTGACCCTCGGTATCCAACGCGTGGCCGATGCGAAACTGAGCCGGGGAATTTTCCCCTGA
- the uvrB gene encoding excinuclease ABC subunit UvrB, whose amino-acid sequence MRFKLNAEFQPTGDQPQAIEKLVASIRAGNKHQTLLGVTGSGKTFTMANVIAALDRPTLIISHNKTLAAQLYSEFKAFFPENAVEYFVSYYDYYQPEAYIPSSDTFIEKDSSINDEIERLRISATSSLVSRRDVVVVASVSCIYGLGSPEDFREQRIQLRPMLPLGRERLMERLVENLYERNDYELKRGTFRVRGDTVDIMPAYLEEGLRVEFFGDEVDALSEFDPLTGRVIRRLEEFDLYPANQYVTSRDKLGSAIASIKAELSQRVAEFESAGKYLEAQRVKMRTSYDLEMLQEMGFCNGIENYSMHLSGRRRGERPFCLLDFFPKDFLLIVDESHVTIPQVGGMYNGDKSRKQVLVDFGFRLPSALENRPQSFDEFQSVTGQTLYVSATPARFEIERSTVVAEQLIRPTGLLDPEIVIRPTKGQVEDLIAESKRAVARGERVLVTTLTKRLSEDLTSFMREAKLRVEYLHSDIDAIERVEILRNLRLGNFDVLIGINLLREGLDLPEVALVAILDADKEGFLRSETSLIQTAGRAARHESGRVIFYADILTESIKRTIEVTSYRRQKQLEHNLQHGITPRSVKRGAQASLHVYDGTGKKDEAPAVAESADDVAKVIAELEEEMVEASGRLEFERAAVLRDQIEALRTGSFTRIAKREGRAARSRAKRGGSRG is encoded by the coding sequence ATGCGATTCAAGCTCAACGCCGAATTCCAGCCGACTGGCGACCAGCCGCAGGCGATCGAAAAGCTCGTTGCGTCCATCCGGGCGGGCAACAAGCACCAGACTTTGCTTGGCGTCACCGGCTCCGGGAAGACCTTTACGATGGCAAATGTGATCGCGGCTCTCGACCGGCCGACGCTGATCATTTCACACAACAAGACACTCGCCGCGCAGCTGTATTCGGAATTCAAGGCGTTTTTCCCGGAGAACGCAGTCGAGTATTTTGTCTCCTACTACGATTACTACCAGCCCGAGGCGTACATCCCGTCGAGCGACACGTTCATCGAAAAGGATTCGTCCATCAACGACGAGATCGAGCGGCTCCGGATCTCCGCCACATCGTCGCTTGTTTCACGCCGTGATGTTGTAGTGGTGGCCAGCGTCTCCTGCATCTATGGCCTCGGCTCGCCCGAGGATTTCCGGGAGCAGCGGATCCAACTCCGGCCGATGCTGCCGCTTGGCCGGGAGAGGCTCATGGAGCGCCTGGTGGAGAACCTCTACGAGCGCAACGATTACGAGTTGAAGCGCGGCACTTTCCGGGTGCGCGGCGACACCGTCGACATCATGCCGGCGTACCTGGAGGAGGGCCTGCGAGTGGAATTCTTCGGCGACGAGGTCGACGCCCTTTCGGAATTCGACCCGCTGACCGGGCGGGTCATCCGCCGGCTTGAGGAGTTTGATCTGTATCCAGCCAATCAATACGTGACCTCACGTGACAAGCTCGGCAGCGCGATTGCCTCCATCAAGGCGGAACTTTCGCAGCGGGTGGCCGAGTTCGAGTCGGCGGGCAAGTACCTCGAGGCGCAGCGGGTGAAGATGAGGACCTCCTACGACCTCGAGATGCTGCAGGAGATGGGCTTCTGCAACGGCATCGAAAACTACTCCATGCACCTTTCGGGCCGTCGGCGCGGCGAGCGTCCGTTCTGCCTCCTCGACTTCTTCCCGAAGGACTTCCTGCTCATCGTCGATGAGAGCCACGTGACGATTCCCCAGGTAGGGGGCATGTACAATGGCGACAAGAGCCGCAAACAGGTGCTGGTGGATTTCGGTTTCCGCCTGCCCTCGGCGCTGGAGAACAGGCCGCAGTCCTTCGACGAGTTTCAATCGGTCACGGGGCAGACCCTCTATGTATCAGCCACGCCGGCGCGTTTTGAGATCGAGCGTTCGACCGTTGTTGCGGAACAGTTGATCCGTCCCACCGGACTTCTTGATCCCGAGATCGTGATCCGGCCGACCAAGGGACAGGTCGAGGACCTGATTGCCGAGTCGAAGCGCGCGGTTGCCCGCGGCGAGCGGGTGCTGGTCACCACTTTGACCAAGCGACTCTCGGAAGACCTGACTTCGTTCATGCGGGAGGCGAAACTGCGGGTGGAGTATCTCCACTCCGACATCGACGCGATCGAGCGGGTGGAGATCCTGAGGAACCTGCGGCTTGGCAACTTTGACGTGCTGATCGGAATCAACCTGTTGCGCGAAGGACTCGACCTTCCTGAAGTGGCACTCGTGGCAATCCTCGACGCGGACAAGGAAGGATTTCTCCGCAGTGAAACGTCGCTCATTCAAACGGCGGGGCGTGCAGCGCGCCACGAAAGTGGCAGGGTTATTTTCTACGCGGACATCCTTACCGAGTCGATCAAGCGGACCATAGAGGTGACTTCCTACAGGCGGCAGAAGCAGTTGGAGCACAACCTCCAGCACGGGATCACGCCCAGGAGCGTAAAACGCGGAGCCCAGGCGAGCCTTCACGTCTATGATGGAACCGGCAAAAAGGACGAGGCCCCGGCGGTCGCTGAGAGTGCTGATGACGTCGCAAAAGTAATTGCAGAATTGGAGGAGGAAATGGTCGAGGCGTCCGGACGCCTCGAGTTCGAGCGGGCTGCGGTTTTGCGTGACCAGATTGAAGCGCTGCGGACAGGTTCTTTCACCCGCATTGCGAAGCGGGAGGGGCGGGCGGCGCGTAGCCGGGCTAAGCGCGGGGGATCGAGAGGATAG
- a CDS encoding metallophosphoesterase family protein, producing the protein MRVAVLSDIHGNLPALEAVLDALPRLGVTQTVIAGDVVNGSPDSRACWDLVHSLRLPLLRGNHERYVFDLHSERAKPEWATLQFAPVHFTYKQFDDAIRMEMARLPILHRDPELPGLLVVHASPRNDHDLVFPYTRESDLDAMFSGATERTFVRGHNHYAGITLWRGRHIVNAGSVGLPLDGSPKAQFVILELKAGTWRAEHHAIAYDVARAVRRFEETGYLDEGGPLAHLYMKEVETASFRVVPFLKFQTAYLARQPGATLLDAWAAYRQIGY; encoded by the coding sequence ATGCGCGTCGCCGTGCTTTCGGATATTCATGGAAATCTTCCCGCGTTGGAGGCGGTGCTCGATGCCTTGCCGCGCCTGGGCGTGACCCAGACGGTAATTGCTGGCGATGTGGTGAATGGTTCCCCGGATTCCCGCGCGTGCTGGGACCTGGTGCATTCGCTTCGGCTACCGTTGCTGCGGGGCAACCATGAGCGCTATGTGTTCGACCTGCACTCCGAGCGGGCGAAACCGGAGTGGGCCACGCTCCAGTTCGCGCCGGTTCACTTCACCTACAAGCAGTTCGATGACGCCATCCGGATGGAGATGGCTCGTCTCCCCATTCTACACCGCGATCCTGAGCTGCCCGGTCTTCTCGTGGTGCACGCCTCACCTCGCAATGACCACGATCTGGTCTTTCCCTACACTCGGGAGTCTGATCTCGACGCCATGTTCTCGGGTGCCACGGAGCGCACGTTTGTGCGAGGGCACAACCATTACGCGGGCATTACCCTCTGGAGAGGGAGGCATATCGTGAACGCCGGTTCGGTCGGACTCCCCCTCGATGGGTCCCCGAAAGCCCAGTTCGTGATCCTAGAGCTCAAGGCCGGCACCTGGCGGGCCGAGCACCATGCCATCGCGTACGACGTGGCGCGGGCGGTGCGGAGATTTGAGGAGACCGGTTACCTGGATGAAGGTGGGCCACTGGCGCACCTCTACATGAAGGAGGTGGAGACGGCGTCTTTCCGCGTCGTGCCCTTTTTAAAATTCCAGACAGCGTACCTGGCGAGGCAGCCCGGAGCCACGTTGCTGGACGCCTGGGCCGCGTATCGACAAATCGGATACTAG
- the hpt gene encoding hypoxanthine phosphoribosyltransferase: MPVSTAALPASRALADIETVLVSEQAIKRRLKQLGREISAAYGEEEITVIAVINGAILFAADLLRQINNPVRLDCVRISSYRGQTKPRSKPALIDSITLDLTDRHVLLIDDILDTGKTLSMVVELIRRQNPASVRTCVLLDKQGRREVEFSADFVGFEIPDRFAVGYGLDFAERYRNLPCIGILRPGLQNPPEWA; the protein is encoded by the coding sequence ATGCCTGTATCCACCGCCGCACTTCCTGCAAGCCGAGCTCTCGCCGATATCGAGACCGTCCTTGTCAGCGAGCAGGCGATCAAGCGTCGCCTCAAGCAACTCGGCAGGGAGATCTCCGCTGCCTACGGCGAGGAAGAAATAACGGTCATAGCGGTCATCAACGGCGCCATCCTTTTTGCCGCAGACCTCCTCCGTCAGATCAACAACCCGGTGCGGTTGGACTGCGTGCGGATCTCAAGCTACCGGGGACAAACGAAGCCCCGATCCAAGCCGGCCCTGATCGACAGCATCACACTCGACCTCACCGATCGCCATGTGCTCCTGATCGACGACATCCTCGACACCGGAAAGACGCTTTCGATGGTCGTGGAGCTGATCCGCCGACAAAACCCGGCCAGCGTGCGCACCTGCGTGCTCCTTGACAAACAGGGCCGGCGCGAAGTCGAGTTTTCCGCGGATTTCGTCGGCTTCGAGATCCCTGACCGGTTTGCGGTTGGCTACGGGCTGGATTTCGCGGAGCGCTACCGCAACCTCCCGTGCATCGGCATCCTGCGCCCCGGCCTGCAGAACCCGCCGGAGTGGGCCTAG
- a CDS encoding adenylosuccinate synthetase, producing the protein MSLLPFSSQLIADVGISLGDEGKGRLIPEIEHELRSSGHPVSVVLKVNGGANSGHTAAGIKLNLLPSGVVEKGIGYLCIGSGVVADPRKVWWEAIPLERKGFPVLSRLLIDERAMVSDLSHRLLDLAWEEYRTHVLKEEPRGSTGRGITPAYTDETGQWQITYSDFLGPKDLFARKLTQRVQRAVKTIQHVCEVSEQGFAHFFDKLTQAELRANAEGLELGYFKREEFDFTIYRGEQPFSLNIDALVETYWAAGTGLLSQIGEVRELILREMRGGKTIIGEFGQAYWLDKRHGFSPNVTASHTYTPEFFASAGIPVQPIHTFGVAKAYDTKVGTHTFITQMDDAHPLSVKLKKLEFGTSTGRQRMVGWFDAVEKGDCLRYGGFQDLMINKTDALTHSGDWQGDLLICIAYEDAAGQRYFHVPRNDALRKTLRPVYSVHPGWNEDICGVRRFADLPANARSYVACMMRSILDVAFHGESLPAQLPNLRYLGVGPEPSQIIKDVPETRELIKLC; encoded by the coding sequence ATGTCCTTGCTTCCATTTTCAAGTCAGCTCATCGCCGACGTCGGCATTTCCCTCGGAGATGAAGGGAAGGGTCGCCTCATCCCGGAGATCGAGCATGAACTCCGCAGTAGCGGCCACCCGGTTTCCGTGGTCCTCAAGGTAAACGGCGGCGCCAATTCCGGCCACACTGCAGCGGGGATCAAGCTGAACCTCCTCCCTTCGGGCGTGGTGGAAAAGGGAATTGGGTACTTGTGCATCGGTAGCGGAGTCGTCGCCGATCCTCGCAAAGTGTGGTGGGAGGCTATCCCTCTGGAACGCAAAGGCTTTCCCGTTTTATCCCGACTCTTGATTGACGAGCGCGCCATGGTGTCGGACCTCAGCCATCGGCTGCTCGATCTCGCCTGGGAAGAGTACCGCACCCACGTCCTCAAGGAAGAGCCGCGGGGCTCAACCGGACGAGGAATCACACCGGCCTACACCGACGAGACCGGCCAGTGGCAGATCACCTACAGCGATTTTCTCGGACCGAAGGACCTCTTCGCCCGCAAGTTGACCCAGCGCGTCCAGCGCGCCGTCAAAACGATCCAACATGTCTGCGAAGTAAGCGAACAGGGCTTCGCGCATTTCTTTGACAAGCTCACCCAGGCCGAATTGCGGGCAAACGCAGAAGGCCTTGAACTCGGCTACTTCAAGCGCGAGGAGTTTGATTTCACAATCTACCGAGGCGAGCAGCCGTTTAGCCTGAACATCGATGCCCTGGTCGAAACTTACTGGGCTGCAGGGACTGGCCTACTGAGCCAGATCGGCGAGGTGCGCGAGCTCATCCTCAGGGAGATGCGCGGCGGCAAGACGATCATCGGGGAGTTCGGGCAGGCCTACTGGCTGGACAAACGCCACGGCTTCTCCCCCAACGTCACCGCCTCCCACACCTATACTCCGGAGTTTTTCGCGAGCGCGGGAATTCCCGTGCAACCGATCCACACCTTCGGCGTGGCAAAGGCCTACGACACCAAGGTGGGCACACACACGTTCATTACCCAGATGGACGATGCGCACCCGCTTAGCGTAAAGCTCAAAAAACTGGAATTCGGCACGAGCACGGGCCGTCAACGCATGGTAGGCTGGTTCGACGCGGTCGAGAAGGGCGATTGCCTGAGATACGGAGGCTTTCAGGACCTCATGATCAACAAGACCGATGCCCTCACCCATTCCGGTGACTGGCAGGGAGATCTGTTGATTTGCATTGCCTACGAAGACGCCGCCGGGCAGCGTTATTTCCACGTCCCGCGTAACGATGCGCTGCGCAAGACCTTGCGTCCCGTTTACTCCGTTCATCCCGGCTGGAACGAGGACATATGCGGGGTGCGCCGTTTCGCGGATCTCCCCGCCAATGCCAGAAGTTACGTCGCGTGCATGATGCGTTCGATCCTTGACGTCGCTTTCCACGGGGAGAGCCTTCCCGCCCAACTTCCCAATCTGCGTTACCTCGGGGTGGGACCCGAGCCTTCCCAAATAATCAAGGACGTTCCAGAAACTCGCGAATTGATTAAGCTGTGTTAA